A stretch of the Manis pentadactyla isolate mManPen7 chromosome 16, mManPen7.hap1, whole genome shotgun sequence genome encodes the following:
- the SLC25A27 gene encoding mitochondrial uncoupling protein 4 isoform X1: MSVPEDEERLRPLAQRWPRASKFLLSGCAATVAELATFPLDLTKTRLQMQGEAALARLGDGARESAPYRGMVRTALGIVQEEGFLKLWQGVTPAIYRHVVYSGGRMVTYEHLREVVFGKSEDKHYPLWKSVIGGMMAGVVGQFLANPADLVKVQMQMEGKRRLEGKPLRFRGVHHAFAKILAEGGIRGLWAGWGPNIQRAALVNMGDLTTYDTVKHYLVLNTPLEDNIMTHGLSSFCSGLVASILGTPADVIKSRIMNQPRDKQGRGLLYKSSTDCLIQAVQGEGFMSLYKGFLPSWLRMQSDWITQGHPVRPSTSFSKEESILITYLGQEDPTF, from the exons ATGTCGGTTCCAGAGGATGAGGAGAGGCTACGGCCGCTCGCCCAGAGATGGCCCCGAGCGAGCAAGTTCCTTCTGTCTGGCTGCGCGGCTACCGTGGCCGAGCTAG cAACCTTTCCCCTTGATCTCACAAAAACTCGACTCCAGATGCAAGGAGAAGCTGCCCTTGCTCGCTTGGGAGATGGTGCAAGAGAATCTGCTCCCTACAGGGGAATGGTGCGCACTGCCCTAGGGATTGTCCAAGAGGAAGGCTTTCTAAAGCTTTGGCAAGGAGTGACCCCTGCCATTTACAGACACGTAG TGTACTCCGGAGGTCGAATGGTCACATATGAACATCTTCGTGAAGTTGTGTTTGGCAAAAGTGAAGATAAGCATTATCCCCTTTG GAAATCAGTGATTGGAGGTATGATGGCTGGTGTTGTTGGCCAATTTTTAGCCAATCCAGCTGACCTAGTAAAGGTTCAGATGCaaatggaaggaaaaaggagACTTGAAGGAAAACCATTGCG atTTCGTGGTGTGCATCATGCATTTGCAAAAATCTTAGCTGAAGGTGGAATACGTGGGCTTTGGGCAGGCTGGGGACCCAATATACAAAGAGCAGCGCTGGTGAATATGGGAG ATTTAACCACATATGATACAGTGAAACACTACTTGGTATTGAATACACCACTTGAGGACAATATCATGACTCATGGTTTATCAAG TTTTTGTTCTGGACTGGTAGCTTCTATTCTGGGAACACCCGCTGATGTCATCAAAAGCCGAATAATGAATCAACCACGAGATAAACAAGGAAG ggGACTTTTGTATAAATCATCAACTGACTGCTTGATTCAGGCTGTTCAGGGAGAAGGATTCATGAGTTTATACAAAGGCTTTTTACCATCTTGGCTGCGAATG CAATCTGATTGGATCACGCAAGGCCACCCAGTGAGACCCAGCACttcattttctaaagaagaatCTATCCTGATCACTTACCTTGGGCAAGAAGATCCGACCTTCTAG
- the SLC25A27 gene encoding mitochondrial uncoupling protein 4 isoform X2: MSVPEDEERLRPLAQRWPRASKFLLSGCAATVAELATFPLDLTKTRLQMQGEAALARLGDGARESAPYRGMVRTALGIVQEEGFLKLWQGVTPAIYRHVVYSGGRMVTYEHLREVVFGKSEDKHYPLWKSVIGGMMAGVVGQFLANPADLVKVQMQMEGKRRLEGKPLRFRGVHHAFAKILAEGGIRGLWAGWGPNIQRAALVNMGDLTTYDTVKHYLVLNTPLEDNIMTHGLSSFCSGLVASILGTPADVIKSRIMNQPRDKQGRGLLYKSSTDCLIQAVQGEGFMSLYKGFLPSWLRMTPWSLVFWLTYEKIREMSGVSPF, translated from the exons ATGTCGGTTCCAGAGGATGAGGAGAGGCTACGGCCGCTCGCCCAGAGATGGCCCCGAGCGAGCAAGTTCCTTCTGTCTGGCTGCGCGGCTACCGTGGCCGAGCTAG cAACCTTTCCCCTTGATCTCACAAAAACTCGACTCCAGATGCAAGGAGAAGCTGCCCTTGCTCGCTTGGGAGATGGTGCAAGAGAATCTGCTCCCTACAGGGGAATGGTGCGCACTGCCCTAGGGATTGTCCAAGAGGAAGGCTTTCTAAAGCTTTGGCAAGGAGTGACCCCTGCCATTTACAGACACGTAG TGTACTCCGGAGGTCGAATGGTCACATATGAACATCTTCGTGAAGTTGTGTTTGGCAAAAGTGAAGATAAGCATTATCCCCTTTG GAAATCAGTGATTGGAGGTATGATGGCTGGTGTTGTTGGCCAATTTTTAGCCAATCCAGCTGACCTAGTAAAGGTTCAGATGCaaatggaaggaaaaaggagACTTGAAGGAAAACCATTGCG atTTCGTGGTGTGCATCATGCATTTGCAAAAATCTTAGCTGAAGGTGGAATACGTGGGCTTTGGGCAGGCTGGGGACCCAATATACAAAGAGCAGCGCTGGTGAATATGGGAG ATTTAACCACATATGATACAGTGAAACACTACTTGGTATTGAATACACCACTTGAGGACAATATCATGACTCATGGTTTATCAAG TTTTTGTTCTGGACTGGTAGCTTCTATTCTGGGAACACCCGCTGATGTCATCAAAAGCCGAATAATGAATCAACCACGAGATAAACAAGGAAG ggGACTTTTGTATAAATCATCAACTGACTGCTTGATTCAGGCTGTTCAGGGAGAAGGATTCATGAGTTTATACAAAGGCTTTTTACCATCTTGGCTGCGAATG ACCCCTTGGTCACTGGTGTTCTGGCTTACTTATGAAAAAATCAGAGAGATGAGTGGAGTCAGTCCATTTTAA
- the SLC25A27 gene encoding mitochondrial uncoupling protein 4 isoform X3 — translation MSVPEDEERLRPLAQRWPRASKFLLSGCAATVAELATFPLDLTKTRLQMQGEAALARLGDGARESAPYRGMVRTALGIVQEEGFLKLWQGVTPAIYRHVVYSGGRMVTYEHLREVVFGKSEDKHYPLWKSVIGGMMAGVVGQFLANPADLVKVQMQMEGKRRLEGKPLRFRGVHHAFAKILAEGGIRGLWAGWGPNIQRAALVNMGDLTTYDTVKHYLVLNTPLEDNIMTHGLSSFCSGLVASILGTPADVIKSRIMNQPRDKQGRGLLYKSSTDCLIQAVQGEGFMSLYKGFLPSWLRMAAVIVNSSRSHFEGLIKADEDA, via the exons ATGTCGGTTCCAGAGGATGAGGAGAGGCTACGGCCGCTCGCCCAGAGATGGCCCCGAGCGAGCAAGTTCCTTCTGTCTGGCTGCGCGGCTACCGTGGCCGAGCTAG cAACCTTTCCCCTTGATCTCACAAAAACTCGACTCCAGATGCAAGGAGAAGCTGCCCTTGCTCGCTTGGGAGATGGTGCAAGAGAATCTGCTCCCTACAGGGGAATGGTGCGCACTGCCCTAGGGATTGTCCAAGAGGAAGGCTTTCTAAAGCTTTGGCAAGGAGTGACCCCTGCCATTTACAGACACGTAG TGTACTCCGGAGGTCGAATGGTCACATATGAACATCTTCGTGAAGTTGTGTTTGGCAAAAGTGAAGATAAGCATTATCCCCTTTG GAAATCAGTGATTGGAGGTATGATGGCTGGTGTTGTTGGCCAATTTTTAGCCAATCCAGCTGACCTAGTAAAGGTTCAGATGCaaatggaaggaaaaaggagACTTGAAGGAAAACCATTGCG atTTCGTGGTGTGCATCATGCATTTGCAAAAATCTTAGCTGAAGGTGGAATACGTGGGCTTTGGGCAGGCTGGGGACCCAATATACAAAGAGCAGCGCTGGTGAATATGGGAG ATTTAACCACATATGATACAGTGAAACACTACTTGGTATTGAATACACCACTTGAGGACAATATCATGACTCATGGTTTATCAAG TTTTTGTTCTGGACTGGTAGCTTCTATTCTGGGAACACCCGCTGATGTCATCAAAAGCCGAATAATGAATCAACCACGAGATAAACAAGGAAG ggGACTTTTGTATAAATCATCAACTGACTGCTTGATTCAGGCTGTTCAGGGAGAAGGATTCATGAGTTTATACAAAGGCTTTTTACCATCTTGGCTGCGAATG